Proteins encoded together in one Bacillota bacterium window:
- a CDS encoding NDP-sugar synthase has product MNIILLAGGKGTRLHPLTQDIPKPMVPVVNRPWLHHLVEIVSVLSASNIRCAVHYRWEIIRDVLLSRVKGGVPIELVLEREALGTGGAIKNAAQGIDETFLVLNADIVPGIDLRDLLRFHRDSGAVCTIALTRVEDPSAYGAVELSKQAQVLRFIEKPAPGKTSSNLVNAGIYIMEPKVLDYIPAGRAVSIEREVFPKLISDGLKVCGFASDAYWNDIGTRSGYLRTHWDILNGRMALRFPDSSYMRDPGQNIWVAHGVHVEPGARLVGPIFIGEGCMIRSGATVGPRAVLGPHVKVNTGAVIRDSVIWSGAHIGANSLIEECVVGFNTIIEDSRTARAELIRSHKLWENSTTLVTV; this is encoded by the coding sequence ATGAACATAATACTGTTAGCAGGAGGAAAAGGGACGAGACTCCACCCATTAACACAGGATATTCCAAAACCTATGGTACCTGTGGTCAATCGTCCCTGGCTCCACCATCTTGTGGAGATCGTAAGTGTCTTATCAGCGTCAAACATAAGATGTGCCGTCCATTATCGCTGGGAGATCATCAGGGATGTGTTGCTGTCGCGGGTCAAAGGCGGAGTGCCCATTGAGCTTGTGCTCGAACGCGAAGCTCTTGGAACTGGAGGTGCCATTAAAAACGCCGCACAGGGTATAGATGAAACCTTCCTGGTCCTGAATGCTGACATAGTACCAGGTATAGATTTAAGAGATCTTTTGAGGTTTCATAGAGATAGTGGAGCGGTGTGTACTATTGCCCTGACCAGGGTAGAAGACCCGAGCGCTTACGGAGCAGTAGAACTATCCAAGCAAGCGCAAGTCCTCCGGTTCATAGAGAAACCAGCGCCAGGGAAGACATCCAGTAACCTGGTGAACGCGGGGATATATATCATGGAGCCCAAGGTTCTGGACTATATACCCGCGGGCCGTGCAGTGTCCATCGAACGTGAGGTATTTCCAAAGTTGATTTCAGATGGATTGAAGGTATGTGGCTTTGCTTCTGACGCTTACTGGAATGACATCGGTACCCGCAGTGGATACCTTCGCACACACTGGGACATCTTAAATGGCAGAATGGCCCTCAGATTCCCCGATTCGAGCTATATGCGCGATCCGGGCCAGAACATCTGGGTCGCGCATGGAGTCCACGTGGAGCCGGGGGCGCGGCTGGTAGGGCCCATCTTCATTGGCGAGGGGTGCATGATCCGGTCGGGCGCGACTGTTGGCCCACGCGCCGTGTTAGGCCCACATGTTAAGGTTAACACCGGCGCTGTCATCAGAGATAGTGTGATCTGGTCTGGTGCCCATATAGGTGCCAATTCATTGATCGAGGAATGTGTCGTGGGGTTTAATACCATAATAGAGGACAGCCGCACCGCAAGGGCTGAACTAATACGTAGCCATAAACTGTGGGAGAACAGCACGACACTGGTGACGGTTTAA